One Angustibacter luteus genomic window carries:
- a CDS encoding HAMP domain-containing sensor histidine kinase, producing MSTDEVTVVAIAAACVLVVGFAGQLTIRRLHGRGLATLLVAISVVVLAAVGAAVAVDSHVMFLSTHDGIVVALTLAAALPLACGLAFWLARAVSQAADSLALTASQVGGSEPPRGARMVSSELACVQDRLLAADSALRAARDGERAAETSRRELVAWVSHDLRTPLAGIRAMAEALEDGVLDDPSEYHKRLRIESDRLSEMVDTLFLLSRLHAGALPPHPERMNLRDLVSDAVASVAPVAEIRKVVVSGDVDPGLVASVDPSQISRALTNLLINGVHHTPAQGEVSVHAEQVADGIRISVQDACGGIPAEDLSRVFDLAWRGRSARFSGPDGGGGLGLAVTQGIVAAHDGQVSVSNVPPGCRFDITLPGGPDVSPVR from the coding sequence GTGAGCACCGACGAGGTCACGGTCGTCGCCATCGCCGCGGCGTGCGTGCTCGTCGTGGGCTTCGCCGGCCAGCTGACGATCCGGCGGTTGCACGGCCGAGGGCTGGCCACGCTGCTGGTGGCGATCTCGGTCGTCGTCCTCGCTGCGGTCGGAGCGGCCGTCGCGGTCGACTCGCACGTGATGTTCCTGTCGACGCACGACGGGATCGTGGTCGCGCTCACCCTGGCCGCCGCCCTCCCGCTGGCGTGCGGCCTGGCCTTCTGGCTGGCGCGCGCGGTGTCCCAGGCGGCCGACTCGTTGGCCCTCACGGCCAGCCAGGTCGGTGGCAGCGAACCGCCGCGGGGCGCCCGGATGGTGTCCAGTGAGCTGGCCTGCGTGCAGGACCGGCTGCTCGCCGCGGACTCCGCGCTGCGTGCGGCCCGCGACGGTGAGCGGGCTGCCGAGACGTCGCGTCGCGAGCTGGTGGCCTGGGTCTCGCACGACCTGCGCACGCCGTTGGCCGGGATCCGGGCGATGGCCGAGGCGCTCGAGGACGGTGTGCTGGACGATCCCAGCGAGTACCACAAACGGCTGCGGATCGAGTCCGACCGGTTGTCCGAGATGGTGGACACGCTGTTCCTGCTCTCGCGCCTGCATGCCGGCGCGCTGCCGCCGCACCCGGAGCGGATGAACCTGCGCGACCTCGTGTCGGACGCGGTGGCTTCCGTGGCGCCCGTCGCCGAGATCCGCAAGGTGGTCGTGAGCGGGGACGTCGATCCCGGCCTGGTCGCCTCCGTCGACCCGAGCCAGATCTCCCGAGCGTTGACGAACCTGCTGATCAACGGCGTCCACCACACACCAGCCCAGGGCGAGGTGTCGGTGCACGCCGAGCAGGTCGCCGACGGCATCCGGATCAGCGTCCAGGACGCCTGTGGTGGCATACCAGCGGAGGACCTGTCCCGGGTCTTCGACCTGGCCTGGCGTGGCCGGTCCGCCCGGTTCAGCGGCCCGGACGGCGGCGGGGGGCTCGGCCTGGCCGTGACCCAAGGCATCGTGGCCGCCCACGACGGTCAGGTCAGCGTCAGCAACGTGCCACCGGGCTGCCGGTTCGACATCACGCTGCCCGGTGGGCCGGATGTCAGCCCGGTTCGCTGA
- a CDS encoding PIG-L family deacetylase, which yields MTFQHTDAGTPEAHWRDWLRTRSLPGLDPDRLLAPGGRLLVLAAHPDDETLGAGGLIAIAAERGLDVDVVIATAGEGSHPQSSTLRGDLARLRSREVVRAVTQLAPTASVHLLDLPDGGLTECAVALADQLSRLARPAASPSGRAVTVLAAPWRRDAHPDHEAAGAVAAELAGALEVPLLEYPIWAWHWAEVGDVRVPWGTAMTLGLSPKTLQHKRSAMACHESQTEPLSAEPGDEALLSAAVLAHFEREVEVFFASDPSASLPAGYFEDFYAGAGPDPWGFETRWYEQRKRALTLASLPRQRFRRAFEPGCSTGLLTAELATRCDEVIALDVAATAVEQARTRTRDLAGVQVARGAIPDDWPAGTFDLILLSEVAYYCAGADLDDLVRRAGDCLADDGVLVACHWRHPVDDYPVGGDLVHARLRQHPRLRLLAAHEEEDFLLDVLVPVQTLSVARQAGLTD from the coding sequence GTGACCTTCCAGCACACGGACGCCGGGACGCCGGAGGCGCACTGGCGTGACTGGCTGCGCACCCGTTCGCTGCCTGGCCTGGACCCGGACCGGCTGCTGGCACCGGGCGGGAGGCTGCTCGTCCTGGCTGCGCACCCGGACGACGAGACGTTGGGCGCCGGCGGTTTGATCGCGATCGCCGCGGAGCGTGGTCTCGACGTCGACGTGGTCATCGCGACCGCGGGCGAGGGCTCGCACCCGCAGTCCAGCACGCTGCGCGGCGACCTGGCCCGGCTGCGGTCGCGCGAGGTCGTCCGGGCGGTGACACAGCTCGCGCCCACCGCCTCGGTCCACCTGCTGGACCTCCCCGACGGCGGCCTCACCGAGTGCGCGGTTGCCCTCGCCGACCAGCTGTCCCGACTGGCTCGACCCGCGGCCTCGCCGAGCGGACGGGCGGTGACGGTGCTGGCGGCGCCGTGGCGCCGCGACGCGCACCCGGACCACGAGGCCGCTGGGGCGGTCGCCGCCGAGCTGGCCGGCGCGCTCGAGGTGCCGCTCCTGGAGTACCCGATCTGGGCATGGCACTGGGCCGAGGTGGGCGACGTCCGGGTGCCCTGGGGCACTGCCATGACCCTGGGACTGTCGCCGAAGACGTTGCAGCACAAGCGTTCGGCGATGGCCTGCCACGAGAGCCAGACGGAGCCGCTGTCCGCCGAGCCGGGCGACGAGGCCCTGCTCAGTGCGGCGGTGCTCGCGCACTTCGAGCGCGAGGTCGAGGTGTTCTTCGCCAGCGACCCGTCGGCGAGCCTGCCGGCCGGGTACTTCGAGGACTTCTACGCCGGCGCCGGCCCGGACCCCTGGGGGTTCGAGACCCGCTGGTACGAGCAGCGCAAGCGGGCCCTGACCCTCGCGAGCCTTCCGCGGCAACGGTTCCGGCGCGCCTTCGAACCCGGCTGCTCGACCGGCCTGCTGACCGCGGAGCTCGCGACTCGCTGCGACGAGGTGATCGCGCTGGACGTGGCCGCGACCGCGGTCGAGCAGGCGCGCACCCGGACCCGGGACCTCGCCGGGGTGCAGGTCGCCCGCGGCGCGATTCCCGACGACTGGCCGGCTGGGACGTTCGACCTGATCCTGCTCAGTGAGGTCGCCTACTACTGCGCGGGCGCCGACCTCGACGACCTGGTCCGGCGGGCGGGCGACTGCCTGGCGGACGACGGGGTGCTGGTTGCCTGCCACTGGCGGCACCCGGTCGACGACTACCCGGTCGGCGGCGATCTCGTGCACGCGCGCCTGCGCCAGCACCCGAGGCTGCGCCTGCTCGCCGCGCACGAGGAGGAGGACTTCCTGCTTGACGTCCTCGTCCCGGTCCAGACCTTGAGCGTGGCTCGTCAGGCCGGCCTCACGGACTGA
- a CDS encoding quinone oxidoreductase family protein, whose product MRAVQLHEAGHPPVVGHWDPPQPGQGEVLVDVLAAPITPLDLLCASGSSYFGVPRTPYVPGVQGVGTVDGELVWFATSAGMAPGDGSMAEQTAVPRTATVRLPDGASPTVVAALGLSAVAAWMALRWRGELVAGEQVVVLGAGGVVGQAAVQIAHHSGARRVVAVARSLQAQSRAAQAGADAVVALDTEDVATLAARIADACDGPADLVLDPLFGAPAAAAARTLGSGGRLVNLGSSAGETCPLESATLRSKSLRVLGYTNNALTHEQRREALTAVVDLALGGHLAVDHDVVPLHEATGAWQRQSEGTRHARAVLVTDR is encoded by the coding sequence GTGCGCGCCGTCCAGCTGCACGAGGCCGGCCACCCGCCGGTGGTCGGCCACTGGGACCCGCCGCAGCCCGGCCAGGGCGAGGTGCTGGTCGACGTCCTGGCCGCGCCGATCACTCCGCTGGACCTGTTGTGCGCCAGCGGTTCCTCGTACTTCGGCGTCCCCCGCACGCCCTACGTGCCCGGCGTCCAGGGCGTCGGGACGGTGGACGGCGAGCTGGTGTGGTTCGCCACCAGCGCCGGTATGGCGCCGGGCGACGGCAGCATGGCCGAACAGACCGCCGTCCCGCGGACCGCCACCGTCCGGCTCCCCGACGGTGCCAGCCCGACGGTGGTGGCAGCCCTGGGGCTGTCCGCGGTCGCCGCCTGGATGGCGTTGCGGTGGCGCGGCGAGCTGGTGGCCGGCGAGCAGGTCGTGGTGCTCGGCGCCGGTGGGGTCGTCGGACAGGCAGCGGTGCAGATCGCCCATCACAGCGGCGCCCGGCGGGTGGTGGCCGTCGCGCGGTCGCTGCAGGCGCAGTCCCGGGCCGCCCAGGCCGGAGCCGATGCGGTGGTCGCCCTGGACACCGAGGACGTCGCAACCCTGGCCGCCCGCATCGCCGACGCCTGCGACGGCCCGGCGGACCTGGTGCTCGACCCGCTGTTCGGGGCGCCGGCCGCCGCCGCGGCCCGCACCCTGGGGTCCGGTGGACGGCTGGTGAACCTGGGCTCCTCCGCCGGCGAGACCTGCCCCCTGGAGTCGGCCACCCTGCGCAGCAAGTCGTTGCGGGTGCTCGGCTACACCAACAACGCGCTCACCCACGAGCAGCGGCGCGAGGCCCTGACCGCGGTCGTCGACCTCGCCCTGGGCGGCCACCTCGCGGTCGACCACGACGTGGTGCCCCTCCACGAGGCCACGGGCGCCTGGCAGCGGCAGTCCGAGGGCACCCGGCACGCCCGCGCCGTCCTGGTGACCGACCGCTGA
- a CDS encoding glycosyltransferase, which yields MSGLGVPVPDVAAVVVVVPARNERERLTDCLATLAVAAGASALPVHVVVVLDRCTDGTEVVLTAFPQVVAAVIDVDAPGGGGVGRARQLGVRVGLSLVPHLEPECVWVCSTDADSQVPPNWINHQVALADAGADLVLGTVELDVAHVGWQARYGEKIGADGSHSHVHGANLGVRASAYHQAGGWPDLRAHEDLHLTRAILGAAFARVTTTSINPVRTSARLQARAPAGLASDLRALHDLRHPAT from the coding sequence GTGAGCGGCCTGGGCGTTCCGGTGCCGGACGTGGCCGCGGTCGTCGTCGTGGTGCCGGCCCGCAACGAGCGCGAGCGGTTGACGGACTGCCTGGCCACCCTGGCCGTGGCCGCGGGGGCCAGTGCCCTGCCCGTGCACGTGGTGGTCGTCCTCGACCGTTGCACGGACGGGACGGAGGTGGTGCTCACCGCCTTCCCCCAGGTGGTCGCCGCCGTGATCGACGTCGACGCGCCGGGCGGCGGGGGAGTCGGCCGGGCCCGTCAGCTCGGCGTGCGGGTGGGGCTCTCCCTGGTGCCGCACCTCGAACCGGAGTGCGTCTGGGTGTGCAGCACGGACGCGGACTCGCAGGTGCCACCGAACTGGATCAACCACCAGGTGGCACTCGCGGACGCCGGGGCCGACCTCGTGCTGGGGACCGTCGAGCTGGACGTCGCGCACGTGGGTTGGCAGGCCCGCTACGGCGAGAAGATCGGTGCCGACGGCTCGCACTCGCACGTGCACGGCGCCAACCTCGGGGTCCGGGCCTCGGCCTACCACCAGGCGGGCGGTTGGCCCGACCTGCGGGCGCACGAGGACCTGCACCTGACCCGAGCGATTCTCGGCGCCGCCTTCGCGCGCGTGACGACGACGTCCATCAATCCGGTCCGCACCAGTGCCCGACTGCAGGCCCGCGCGCCCGCCGGGCTGGCCAGTGACCTGCGCGCCCTGCACGACCTGCGCCACCCAGCCACGTAG
- a CDS encoding alpha/beta hydrolase, with amino-acid sequence MAEPDSKPTIVLVHGAFADASGWSSVIQRLSALGYTAYAPANPLRGVISDGDSVRSFVATIEGPVVLVGHSYGGSVITNASAGAPNVRALVYIAAYVPDEGETLGAAGALDGASNSLPEHLLVRPYPGAPEGDGDGYIDPEYFHELFCADLPAEQAAVMAVSQRPVALSCLGTPSGPAGWKTIPSWYLVASNDNAIPPVAERAMAARAGAHTVEISSSHVAFISHVDETVELILAAVEGT; translated from the coding sequence ATGGCAGAGCCAGACTCCAAGCCGACCATCGTCCTGGTCCACGGCGCGTTCGCCGATGCGTCCGGCTGGTCATCGGTGATCCAACGCCTGTCGGCGCTCGGCTACACCGCCTACGCGCCGGCGAACCCGCTGCGCGGGGTGATCAGCGACGGCGACTCCGTACGGAGCTTCGTGGCGACGATCGAAGGCCCCGTCGTCCTGGTCGGGCACTCCTACGGCGGCTCGGTGATCACCAATGCCAGCGCCGGTGCGCCGAACGTTCGGGCGCTGGTCTACATCGCTGCCTACGTCCCCGACGAGGGCGAGACGTTGGGCGCGGCAGGTGCGCTCGACGGCGCGTCGAACAGTCTCCCCGAGCACCTCCTCGTGCGTCCCTACCCTGGGGCGCCCGAGGGCGACGGCGACGGCTACATCGACCCGGAGTACTTCCACGAGCTCTTCTGCGCCGACCTGCCGGCCGAGCAGGCCGCCGTGATGGCCGTCAGCCAGCGGCCCGTGGCGCTGTCCTGCCTGGGGACGCCGTCCGGTCCGGCGGGTTGGAAGACGATCCCGAGCTGGTACCTGGTTGCCAGCAACGACAACGCCATCCCGCCCGTCGCCGAACGAGCGATGGCGGCCCGGGCGGGCGCGCACACGGTCGAGATCAGCAGCTCGCACGTCGCCTTCATCAGTCACGTCGACGAGACCGTCGAGCTCATCCTGGCCGCGGTCGAGGGGACCTAG
- a CDS encoding NAD-dependent epimerase/dehydratase family protein — protein sequence MRIVVTGGQGFIGRQVVPAATEQGDDVHVLDLADGCDVRDADSTRAALAGADVVVHLAAKVGVEQGLDDVADYVSHNAVGTSVVLAAAAACGVPRVVLASSMVVYGDGIARCAEHGEVRPAPRRAVDLREGRFEPPCPTCGAALSPMLVGEDVPADPRSGYALTKACQEQLAELWARQSDGSVVALRFHNVYGPGLPRDTPYAGVAAIFRSAVLSGQAPVVTEDGAQRRDLVHVRDVARACVVAAHTDVVAPGTLRAYNVGSGTVRTVLDLATVMSDAAGGPPPVVSGQGRLTDVRHITASSERAARELGWRATEDFAAGVRELLSEPG from the coding sequence ATGCGCATCGTGGTGACCGGTGGCCAGGGGTTCATCGGACGGCAGGTCGTACCGGCGGCCACCGAGCAGGGTGACGACGTGCACGTCCTGGACCTGGCCGACGGCTGCGACGTCCGCGACGCCGACTCGACACGAGCGGCGCTCGCGGGCGCCGACGTGGTCGTCCACCTCGCTGCCAAGGTCGGCGTGGAGCAAGGCCTGGACGACGTCGCCGACTACGTCTCGCACAATGCCGTCGGGACCTCGGTCGTCCTCGCTGCGGCAGCCGCGTGCGGCGTCCCGCGCGTGGTCCTGGCCAGCTCGATGGTCGTGTACGGCGACGGGATCGCGCGGTGTGCCGAGCACGGCGAGGTGCGCCCGGCCCCACGCCGGGCCGTCGACCTGCGCGAAGGCAGGTTCGAGCCGCCCTGCCCCACCTGCGGGGCCGCACTGTCCCCGATGCTGGTCGGCGAGGACGTGCCCGCGGACCCACGCAGCGGCTACGCCTTGACGAAGGCCTGCCAGGAGCAGCTGGCCGAGCTCTGGGCCCGTCAGAGCGACGGATCCGTTGTGGCACTGCGGTTCCACAATGTCTACGGCCCGGGCCTGCCGCGCGATACCCCGTACGCCGGCGTCGCGGCGATCTTCCGGTCCGCCGTGCTGTCGGGCCAGGCACCGGTGGTCACGGAGGACGGCGCGCAGCGCCGGGACCTGGTCCACGTCCGGGACGTTGCGCGGGCCTGCGTGGTGGCGGCGCACACGGACGTCGTCGCGCCCGGCACGCTGCGGGCCTACAACGTCGGGAGCGGCACCGTCCGCACGGTGCTCGACCTCGCGACGGTCATGAGCGACGCCGCAGGCGGCCCGCCGCCGGTGGTCAGCGGACAGGGGCGGCTGACCGACGTCCGGCACATCACGGCCTCCAGCGAGCGGGCAGCACGCGAGCTCGGCTGGCGGGCGACGGAGGACTTCGCCGCGGGCGTCCGCGAGCTGCTCAGCGAACCGGGCTGA
- a CDS encoding acyl-CoA dehydrogenase family protein, whose translation MDAALALAADLTELVPNPAGGDTAQRWALLSALATRDLTTARVAEAHLDAVAILQEAGAAEDLIGTTWGVFAAEGPGVALTATATSPDVWRLDGVKPWCSLAGRLSHALVTARVGDQRRLFAVALQQPGVVVQPGAWHSRGLTDVPSGPVAFDDVPARPVGEAGWYLTRPGFAHGGIGVAACWYGGAVGVALALYRAASAREPDQIARWHLGAVDLDLHTAELALDAAAVQVDAGLADGTAGQLLAVRTRSTVAAAAERVLGRVGHALGPAPLALDADHARRVADLTVYLRQHHAERDVAALGEQLLSAGRAPW comes from the coding sequence GTGGACGCGGCACTCGCCCTCGCTGCGGACCTCACCGAGCTCGTCCCCAACCCCGCCGGCGGCGACACCGCGCAGCGCTGGGCGCTGCTGAGCGCCCTGGCCACGCGAGACCTGACGACGGCGCGGGTCGCGGAGGCCCACCTGGACGCCGTCGCCATCCTGCAGGAGGCCGGCGCGGCAGAGGACCTCATCGGGACCACGTGGGGGGTGTTCGCGGCAGAGGGCCCAGGCGTCGCGCTCACAGCCACCGCGACGTCGCCGGACGTCTGGCGACTGGACGGCGTGAAGCCCTGGTGCTCCCTGGCCGGACGCTTGTCGCACGCGTTGGTGACCGCGAGGGTCGGCGACCAGCGTCGGTTGTTCGCGGTGGCCCTGCAGCAGCCCGGCGTCGTCGTCCAACCGGGTGCCTGGCACTCCCGGGGGCTGACCGACGTCCCCTCCGGCCCGGTGGCCTTCGACGACGTCCCGGCCCGGCCGGTCGGCGAGGCCGGCTGGTACCTGACCCGCCCGGGTTTCGCGCACGGCGGCATCGGGGTGGCGGCGTGCTGGTACGGCGGAGCGGTCGGCGTCGCGCTGGCGCTGTACCGGGCCGCCTCGGCCCGCGAGCCCGACCAGATCGCCCGCTGGCACCTGGGTGCCGTCGACCTCGACCTGCACACGGCCGAGCTCGCGCTGGATGCCGCCGCGGTGCAGGTCGACGCCGGGCTCGCGGACGGCACCGCCGGGCAGCTGCTGGCGGTGCGCACGCGCTCGACCGTCGCCGCGGCTGCCGAACGGGTGCTGGGACGCGTCGGGCACGCCCTGGGGCCGGCGCCACTGGCGCTGGACGCCGACCATGCGCGACGGGTCGCCGACCTGACCGTCTACCTGCGACAGCACCACGCGGAGCGGGACGTCGCGGCGCTGGGCGAGCAGCTGCTCAGCGCCGGCCGCGCACCGTGGTGA
- a CDS encoding response regulator transcription factor encodes MPTVLVADDDPTVSQVVCDYLRRAGITPVPAVDGAAALAIVRREQVDVAVLDVMMGPPDGLEVCRRLRADPLTSLLPIILLTALGDEIDRIAGFETGADDYVTKPFSPRELLLRVQALLRRSAPDAGVVGTTLASGDLVVDTAARVVTRAGQRLQLTTRELDLLAFLVEHPGQVFSREVLMHRVWGWSFGDDSTVTVHVRRLREKVEDDPSAPTRLVTVWGAGYRWDEAA; translated from the coding sequence ATGCCGACGGTGCTGGTGGCGGACGACGACCCGACGGTCTCCCAGGTGGTGTGCGACTACCTTCGCCGGGCCGGCATCACCCCCGTGCCCGCCGTCGACGGTGCGGCAGCGCTCGCCATCGTGCGGCGCGAGCAGGTCGACGTCGCCGTGCTGGACGTGATGATGGGGCCGCCGGACGGGCTCGAGGTCTGTCGACGTCTGCGTGCCGACCCGCTCACGAGCCTGCTGCCGATCATCCTGCTGACCGCGCTCGGGGACGAGATCGACCGCATCGCCGGCTTCGAGACCGGCGCCGACGACTACGTCACGAAGCCGTTCAGCCCGCGCGAGCTGTTGCTGCGCGTCCAGGCACTGCTGCGGCGCAGCGCCCCTGACGCCGGGGTCGTCGGCACCACGCTGGCCTCGGGCGACCTGGTGGTGGACACGGCGGCGCGGGTCGTCACCCGCGCCGGCCAGCGGTTGCAGCTCACCACCCGCGAGCTGGACCTGCTGGCCTTCCTGGTGGAGCACCCCGGGCAGGTCTTCTCCCGGGAGGTCCTCATGCACCGGGTGTGGGGGTGGTCGTTCGGCGACGACTCGACCGTGACCGTGCACGTGCGTCGGCTGAGGGAGAAGGTCGAGGACGACCCGTCGGCCCCGACCCGGCTGGTCACCGTGTGGGGAGCCGGCTACCGGTGGGACGAGGCCGCGTGA
- a CDS encoding catalase has translation MPEADRRQPDQQAPSSVGPAGRPADPRSNYRGQSGTFLTSAQGTRLPDTEHSLTAGARGPLLVEDFHFREKMTHFDHERIPERVVHARGAAAHGVFEAYGTAGDVTKAAFLAEGVRTPVFVRFSTVLGSRGSADTARDVRGFATKFYTPEGTFDLVGNNMPVFFIQDAIKFPDLIHAGKPHPDREIPQAQSAHDTFWDFVSLHTEATHMTLWAMSDRAIPRSYRTMEGFGVHTFRLVAADDTSSLVKFHWKPVLGIHSLVWEEAQIAAGADPDFHRRDLADAIEAGAFPEWELGVQVFPDTEDETFEGIDLLDPTKIVPEELAPVQPLGRLTLNANPTNYFAETEQVAFHTGHLVPGIEVTNDPLMQGRMFSYLDTQLTRLGGPNFGQLPINRPHAAVNDNLRDGMHQTAVHEGVAAYLPNSLQGGEPKVAAKNRGGYVQLQRPVVGEVVRQTGVSDVAPVSFDDHFTQATLFWASMTDVEKTHIVEAFTFELGKVYEQSVKERELAVLACVDAQLCAAVAEGLGLPVPTAAREPATVNPSPALSQLVTVPGPVDGRQVGVIVSDGADLAGVAKLQAAVEKVGATLLVIAPHGGFVSKGKTRLPVDRTFLTVRSIELDAVVVATGTSGADDIKVRVLLHEMYRHCKALGAWGDGVEALTAAGIELDRAGVLVADVATAAHRKDLVAALGLHRAWDRFPEFTLPARP, from the coding sequence ATGCCCGAAGCCGACCGTCGCCAGCCCGACCAGCAGGCACCGTCGTCCGTCGGCCCTGCTGGCCGGCCCGCCGACCCGCGCAGCAACTACCGCGGCCAGTCCGGCACGTTCCTGACGTCGGCCCAGGGCACCCGGTTGCCCGATACCGAGCACTCGCTGACCGCCGGCGCGCGGGGGCCGCTGCTGGTCGAGGACTTCCACTTCCGCGAGAAGATGACCCACTTCGACCACGAGCGCATCCCGGAGCGCGTCGTGCACGCCCGCGGTGCCGCCGCGCACGGCGTGTTCGAGGCCTACGGCACGGCGGGCGACGTCACGAAGGCCGCCTTCCTCGCCGAAGGGGTGCGGACGCCGGTCTTCGTCCGGTTCTCCACGGTGCTGGGCTCGCGAGGCTCGGCGGACACCGCCCGCGACGTCCGCGGGTTCGCGACGAAGTTCTACACGCCCGAGGGGACGTTCGACCTGGTCGGCAACAACATGCCGGTCTTCTTCATCCAGGACGCGATCAAGTTCCCGGACCTGATCCACGCGGGCAAGCCGCACCCGGACCGTGAGATCCCGCAGGCGCAGTCCGCGCACGACACCTTCTGGGACTTCGTGTCGCTGCACACCGAGGCCACCCACATGACGCTCTGGGCCATGTCCGACCGGGCCATCCCGCGCTCGTACCGGACGATGGAGGGCTTCGGCGTCCACACGTTCCGGCTCGTCGCGGCCGACGACACCTCGAGCCTGGTGAAGTTCCACTGGAAGCCTGTGCTCGGCATCCACTCGCTGGTCTGGGAGGAGGCGCAGATCGCTGCCGGTGCCGACCCCGACTTCCACCGCCGCGACCTCGCCGACGCCATCGAGGCCGGCGCGTTCCCCGAGTGGGAGCTGGGCGTGCAGGTGTTCCCCGACACCGAGGACGAGACGTTCGAGGGCATCGACCTGCTCGACCCGACGAAGATCGTGCCGGAGGAGCTCGCGCCGGTGCAGCCCCTCGGGCGGCTGACGCTGAACGCCAACCCCACCAACTACTTCGCGGAGACCGAGCAGGTGGCGTTCCACACCGGCCACCTCGTGCCGGGCATCGAGGTCACGAACGACCCGCTGATGCAGGGGCGGATGTTCTCCTACCTGGACACCCAGCTCACCCGGCTGGGCGGCCCCAACTTCGGCCAGCTGCCGATCAACCGCCCGCATGCCGCGGTCAACGACAACCTGCGCGACGGCATGCACCAGACGGCCGTGCACGAAGGCGTCGCGGCGTACCTGCCCAACTCGCTGCAGGGCGGCGAGCCCAAGGTCGCTGCCAAGAACCGCGGCGGCTACGTCCAGCTGCAGCGGCCGGTGGTCGGTGAGGTCGTGCGGCAGACCGGGGTGTCCGACGTGGCTCCCGTCTCGTTCGACGACCACTTCACCCAGGCCACCCTGTTCTGGGCCAGCATGACGGACGTCGAGAAGACGCACATCGTGGAGGCGTTCACCTTCGAGCTCGGCAAGGTCTACGAGCAGTCGGTCAAGGAACGCGAGCTGGCCGTCCTGGCCTGCGTCGACGCCCAGCTCTGCGCGGCCGTCGCCGAGGGACTGGGTCTGCCGGTCCCGACGGCCGCTCGCGAGCCGGCGACGGTCAACCCGTCCCCGGCGCTGTCCCAGCTGGTCACCGTGCCGGGCCCGGTCGACGGACGCCAGGTCGGCGTGATCGTCTCCGACGGCGCGGACCTGGCCGGCGTGGCGAAGCTGCAGGCCGCGGTCGAGAAGGTCGGGGCGACGTTGCTCGTCATCGCCCCGCACGGCGGCTTCGTCAGCAAGGGCAAGACCCGGCTGCCCGTCGACCGGACGTTCCTGACGGTGCGCTCGATCGAGCTGGACGCCGTCGTCGTCGCCACGGGCACGAGCGGCGCCGACGACATCAAGGTGCGGGTCCTGCTGCACGAGATGTACCGGCACTGCAAGGCCCTCGGGGCGTGGGGCGACGGGGTCGAGGCGCTCACCGCCGCCGGCATCGAGCTCGACCGGGCCGGCGTCCTCGTCGCCGACGTCGCCACCGCAGCCCATCGCAAGGACCTGGTCGCTGCGCTCGGGCTGCACCGGGCCTGGGACCGGTTCCCCGAGTTCACCCTTCCCGCCCGACCGTGA
- a CDS encoding extradiol ring-cleavage dioxygenase: protein MAELVAVIASTHHPFYLRASTATGEERPPFADEWVRKVEGFRETLTKANPDVLLMVGSDHFHQLWLDNMPQFLVGHAEQYDANWYNEEREFGLPRMHMRGDRELSGYLLREGLDAGFDLAFSNELRIDHSVTCPIITLRPQNDLPIVPVYTNIFAPPLPQPKRFVQLGQAIRQMVEAWPSDKRVAVIGTGHLSLELGGPRQFGPHGPDPEFDARAVEWIASGDLEGCLSEVTLDSLHAPGNATHGFMDFMLMMGVAGEGRKADYVDTLDLFHTMEAYFTWYPNGAPA, encoded by the coding sequence ATGGCCGAGCTCGTCGCCGTCATCGCGTCCACCCACCACCCGTTCTACCTGCGGGCCAGCACCGCAACCGGCGAGGAGCGGCCGCCGTTCGCGGACGAGTGGGTGCGCAAGGTCGAAGGCTTCCGCGAGACGCTGACGAAGGCCAACCCGGACGTGCTGCTGATGGTGGGCTCGGACCACTTCCACCAGCTGTGGCTGGACAACATGCCGCAGTTCCTCGTCGGTCACGCCGAGCAGTACGACGCCAACTGGTACAACGAGGAGCGCGAGTTCGGGCTGCCGCGGATGCACATGCGGGGCGACCGTGAGCTCTCCGGGTACCTGCTCCGCGAGGGTCTGGACGCCGGCTTCGACCTGGCGTTCAGCAACGAGCTGCGGATCGACCACAGCGTGACCTGCCCGATCATCACGCTGCGCCCGCAGAACGACCTGCCGATCGTCCCGGTGTACACGAACATCTTCGCCCCGCCGCTTCCCCAGCCGAAGCGCTTCGTGCAGCTGGGGCAGGCGATCCGGCAGATGGTCGAGGCCTGGCCCAGTGACAAGCGGGTGGCCGTCATCGGCACCGGCCACCTCTCGCTCGAGCTCGGTGGCCCGCGCCAGTTCGGTCCGCACGGCCCCGACCCCGAGTTCGACGCCCGGGCCGTCGAGTGGATCGCCTCGGGCGACCTGGAGGGCTGCCTGTCCGAGGTGACCCTGGACAGCCTGCACGCCCCGGGCAACGCCACCCACGGCTTCATGGACTTCATGCTGATGATGGGTGTCGCCGGTGAGGGCCGCAAGGCCGACTACGTCGACACGCTCGACCTGTTCCACACCATGGAGGCGTACTTCACCTGGTACCCGAACGGAGCGCCGGCATGA